One Phaseolus vulgaris cultivar G19833 chromosome 4, P. vulgaris v2.0, whole genome shotgun sequence DNA window includes the following coding sequences:
- the LOC137836459 gene encoding probable CCR4-associated factor 1 homolog 9 has protein sequence MTFSCGSVMTRSVWSYNLELEFELIRSIIALYPFISMDTEFPGVIFPSHPGFRHPQNNYAVMKANIDGMHLIQVGLTFSDSHDNLPTFGTSNRFIWEFNFCEFDVTRHAHAPDSITLLRSQGMDFDKNRKYGVSIVRFAELMMILGLLCNNNIQWIAFHSAYDFGYMLKILSQRFFYMQPYLPPNLGDFLQLVKFFFGYRVYDVKHLIRFCPNLHGSLDRVSESLGLDNNARKSHHAGSDSLVTLHVFNKIKTLYFHT, from the coding sequence ATGACATTTTCTTGCGGTTCTGTAATGACGAGATCAGTGTGGTCTTACAACCTTGAATTGGAGTTCGAGTTGATTCGTTCCATCATTGCCTTGTATCCTTTCATCTCTATGGACACAGAGTTCCCCGGCGTCATCTTTCCATCGCATCCAGGATTCCGACATCCACAAAATAATTACGCAGTGATGAAAGCTAATATAGACGGTATGCATCTCATCCAAGTGGGTCTCACCTTTTCAGACAGCCACGACAACCTTCCAACCTTTGGAACCTCGAACCGCTTCATTTGGGAATTCAACTTCTGTGAGTTTGATGTGACACGCCATGCTCATGCTCCTGACTCCATCACCCTCCTCCGAAGTCAAGGCATGGATTTTGACAAGAATCGAAAGTATGGAGTGAGCATTGTGCGATTTGCCGAGTTGATGATGATCTTAGGACTCCTCTGCAACAATAATATTCAGTGGATTGCTTTTCACAGTGCCTATGATTTTGGGTACATGTTGAAGATATTGAGCCAACGCTTTTTTTATATGCAACCATATTTACCTCCCAACTTAGGTGACTTTCTTCAACTTGTTAAATTCTTCTTTGGATACAGAGTATATGACGTCAAACATCTCATCAGATTTTGTCCCAACCTTCATGGCAGTTTAGATAGAGTTTCTGAGTCCCTAGGTTTGGATAATAATGCCAGAAAAAGTCATCATGCAGGCTCCGATAGCTTAGTCACTCtccatgtttttaataaaattaaaactctcTATTTTCATACATAG
- the LOC137838436 gene encoding probable CCR4-associated factor 1 homolog 9 has translation MAFPCGSVITRSVWSYNLELEFELIRSIIALYPFISMDTEFPGVIFPSHPGFRQPQNNYAVMKANVDGMHLIQVGLTFSDSQGNLPTFGTSNRFIWEFNFCEFDVTRHAHASDSITLLRSQGMDFDKNRKYGVSIVRFAELMMLSGLLCNNNIQWIAFHSAYDFGYMVKILSQRFFYMQPFLPPNLGDFLQLVKFFFGYRVYDVKHLIRFCPNLHGSLDRVSESLGLDNNARKSHHAGSDSLVTLHVFNKIKTLYFHTQPDLREHAGVFYGLEMP, from the coding sequence ATGGCATTCCCTTGCGGTTCTGTAATAACGAGATCAGTATGGTCTTACAACCTTGAATTGGAGTTCGAGTTGATTCGTTCCATCATTGCCTTGTATCCTTTCATCTCTATGGATACAGAGTTCCCCGGCGTCATCTTTCCATCGCATCCAGGATTCCGACAACCACAAAATAACTACGCAGTGATGAAAGCTAATGTAGACGGTATGCATCTCATCCAAGTGGGTCTCACCTTTTCAGACAGTCAGGGCAACCTTCCAACCTTTGGAACCTCAAACCGCTTCATTTGGGAATTCAACTTTTGTGAGTTTGATGTGACACGCCATGCTCATGCTTCTGACTCCATCACCCTCCTCCGAAGTCAAGGCATGGATTTTGACAAGAATCGAAAGTATGGAGTGAGCATTGTGCGATTTGCCGAGTTGATGATGCTCTCAGGACTCCTCTGCAACAATAATATTCAGTGGATTGCTTTTCACAGTGCCTATGATTTTGGGTACATGGTGAAGATATTGAGCCAACGCTTTTTTTATATGCAACCATTTTTACCTCCCAACTTAGGTGACTTTCTTCAACTTGTTAAATTCTTCTTTGGATACAGAGTATACGACGTCAAACATCTCATCAGATTTTGTCCCAACCTTCATGGTAGTTTAGACAGAGTTTCTGAGTCCCTAGGTTTGGATAATAATGCCAGAAAAAGTCATCATGCAGGCTCCGATAGCTTAGTCACTCtccatgtttttaataaaattaaaactctcTATTTTCATACACAACCTGACTTACGAGAACATGCAGGTGTATTCTATGGCTTAGAGATGccttga